A part of Salmo trutta chromosome 15, fSalTru1.1, whole genome shotgun sequence genomic DNA contains:
- the ccni gene encoding cyclin-I isoform X1 has protein sequence MRKFAEPLESQRLFFLLEKAASREALMWKAYVPKKTYTGVQDTDISPAQRDEAVCWLIDLHSDTKLYPETLSLTISILDRFLGAIKARPKYLRCIAIACYFLAAKTSEEDERVPLLRDLASSSRCGCSPSEILRMERIILDKLNWDLHAATPLEFLHIFHAMVLSCKSRFVVGLLGCNPSQHLSVLTQQLHYCLADSALLQPLSRGSMLALALVSLELENICPDGLALTVLLLRKAQIDSSQLIRCRELVSRRLSTQEVSLPPNTVYIYQPLHHIHSLAPDPCDGEGESSTRLHSPVTDPAPRDRSLSWVSSSTTTTLLQVHGPPMPRHQPHQVHLRHKLSAKRKVEEMEVDEFYDGIKRLYSDESGAPPEGAVVTGEGPLGGCSVLLVRQDGNNSPLPPLQPVRVT, from the exons ATGAGGAAGTTTGCCGAACCCTTGGAAAGCCAGAGGCTGTTTTTTCTTCTGGAAAAGGCCGCCTCTAGGGAAGCCCTGATGTGGAAGGCGTACGTGCCCAAAAAGACCTATACCGGCGTTCAG GATACAGACATCTCCCCTGCCCAGCGTGATGAGGCTGTGTGCTGGCTCATTGACCTGCACAGTGACACCAAGCTCTATCCAGAGACCCTCTCCCTAACCATCAGCATTTTAGACCGGTTTTTAGGTGCTATAAAG gcccGTCCAAAGTACCTCCGCTGCATCGCCATCGCCTGTTACTTCCTGGCTGCCAAAACCAGCGAGGAAGACGAG CGTGTGCCGTTGCTGCGTGACTTGGCCAGCAGCAGCAGATGTGGCTGCTCCCCATCAGAGATACTGAGAATGGAGAGGATCATTCTGGATAAACTTAACTGGGACCTGCACGCTGCAACACCGCTGGAATTTCTACACATT TTCCATGCCATGGTGCTGTCTTGCAAGTCCCGGTTCGTGGTGGGTCTGCTGGGATGTAACCCGTCGCAGCACCTGTCAGTGTTGACCCAGCAGCTACACTACTGCCTGGCCGACAGCGCCCTGCTACAGCCCCTCTCCCGGGGATCCATGCTGGCGCTGGCCCTCGTCTCCCTGGAGCTGGAGAATATCTGCCCTGACGGGCTGGCTCTCACTGTCCTCTTGCTCAGGAAAGCACAG ATCGATAGTTCTCAGCTCATCCGCTGTCGAGAGCTGGTTTCACGTCGCCTGTCCACACAGGAAGTTTCCCTGCCTCCCAACACTGTCTACATCTACCAGCCCCTGCACCACATCCACAGTCTGGCCCCAGACCCCTGCGACGGGGAAGGAGAGTCCAGCACCAGGCTCCACTCCCCAGTCACAGACCCAGCCCCCAGGGACCGAAGCCTCTCCTgggtctcctcctccaccaccaccaccctgctCCAGGTCCACGGTCCGCCCATGCCCCGCCACCAACCCCACCAAGTCCACCTGCGCCACAAGCTCTCAGCCAAGCGCAAG GTGGAGGAGATGGAGGTCGACGAATTCTACGACGGTATCAAGCGGCTCTACAGCGACGAGAGCGGGGCCCCTCCGGAGGGAGCGGTGGTAACGGGGGAGGGGCCTCTAGGGGGGTGCAGTGTCCTGCTAGTCAGGCAGGACGGCAACAATTCCCCCTTGCCCCCTCTCCAACCAGTCAGGGTCACATAG
- the ccni gene encoding cyclin-I isoform X2, giving the protein MRKFAEPLESQRLFFLLEKAASREALMWKAYVPKKTYTGVQDTDISPAQRDEAVCWLIDLHSDTKLYPETLSLTISILDRFLGAIKARPKYLRCIAIACYFLAAKTSEEDERVPLLRDLASSSRCGCSPSEILRMERIILDKLNWDLHAATPLEFLHIFHAMVLSCKSRFVVGLLGCNPSQHLSVLTQQLHYCLADSALLQPLSRGSMLALALVSLELENICPDGLALTVLLLRKAQIDSSQLIRCRELVSRRLSTQEVSLPPNTVYIYQPLHHIHSLAPDPCDGEGESSTRLHSPVTDPAPRDRSLSWVSSSTTTTLLQVHGPPMPRHQPHQVHLRHKLSAKRKVRAWLLHQPEWRRWRSTNSTTVSSGSTATRAGPLRRERW; this is encoded by the exons ATGAGGAAGTTTGCCGAACCCTTGGAAAGCCAGAGGCTGTTTTTTCTTCTGGAAAAGGCCGCCTCTAGGGAAGCCCTGATGTGGAAGGCGTACGTGCCCAAAAAGACCTATACCGGCGTTCAG GATACAGACATCTCCCCTGCCCAGCGTGATGAGGCTGTGTGCTGGCTCATTGACCTGCACAGTGACACCAAGCTCTATCCAGAGACCCTCTCCCTAACCATCAGCATTTTAGACCGGTTTTTAGGTGCTATAAAG gcccGTCCAAAGTACCTCCGCTGCATCGCCATCGCCTGTTACTTCCTGGCTGCCAAAACCAGCGAGGAAGACGAG CGTGTGCCGTTGCTGCGTGACTTGGCCAGCAGCAGCAGATGTGGCTGCTCCCCATCAGAGATACTGAGAATGGAGAGGATCATTCTGGATAAACTTAACTGGGACCTGCACGCTGCAACACCGCTGGAATTTCTACACATT TTCCATGCCATGGTGCTGTCTTGCAAGTCCCGGTTCGTGGTGGGTCTGCTGGGATGTAACCCGTCGCAGCACCTGTCAGTGTTGACCCAGCAGCTACACTACTGCCTGGCCGACAGCGCCCTGCTACAGCCCCTCTCCCGGGGATCCATGCTGGCGCTGGCCCTCGTCTCCCTGGAGCTGGAGAATATCTGCCCTGACGGGCTGGCTCTCACTGTCCTCTTGCTCAGGAAAGCACAG ATCGATAGTTCTCAGCTCATCCGCTGTCGAGAGCTGGTTTCACGTCGCCTGTCCACACAGGAAGTTTCCCTGCCTCCCAACACTGTCTACATCTACCAGCCCCTGCACCACATCCACAGTCTGGCCCCAGACCCCTGCGACGGGGAAGGAGAGTCCAGCACCAGGCTCCACTCCCCAGTCACAGACCCAGCCCCCAGGGACCGAAGCCTCTCCTgggtctcctcctccaccaccaccaccctgctCCAGGTCCACGGTCCGCCCATGCCCCGCCACCAACCCCACCAAGTCCACCTGCGCCACAAGCTCTCAGCCAAGCGCAAGGTGAGAGCTTGGCTACTCCATCAACCGGA GTGGAGGAGATGGAGGTCGACGAATTCTACGACGGTATCAAGCGGCTCTACAGCGACGAGAGCGGGGCCCCTCCGGAGGGAGCGGTGGTAA